A genomic segment from Myxococcota bacterium encodes:
- a CDS encoding lysophospholipid acyltransferase family protein, translated as MKANGTGRSGGAAHGVARERADAPSRSGPGSALARAASRAWRFAATGVGLPAFYLVAFAVGLTLAPYALLRFRRNRALAAIWLRTRFCAFYRLYFRAIEAAGVMTYRVEGAERLRAPNALVVANHPTALDAVAVLACTTSALCVTKKEDWWNPTLRIALDASQMIPNTGGRDVVARSVAALRGGETLVLFPEGTRSPAGGKHPFRRGAAHVALEARRDVLPVLVTCTPPVLGKRQRWWRIPPRAFELRLRVLDPVPIADYARADLPTPLAARMLTRALDELFAKELQRALGESAS; from the coding sequence GTGAAGGCGAACGGGACGGGACGATCGGGAGGGGCCGCGCACGGCGTCGCGCGCGAGCGCGCCGATGCGCCGTCGCGCAGTGGGCCGGGCTCCGCGCTCGCGCGCGCGGCGTCGCGGGCGTGGCGCTTCGCGGCGACGGGCGTCGGGCTTCCCGCGTTCTACCTGGTCGCGTTCGCCGTCGGGCTCACGCTCGCGCCGTACGCGCTGCTCCGCTTCCGCCGCAACCGCGCGCTCGCGGCGATCTGGCTGCGGACGCGCTTCTGCGCCTTCTACCGGCTCTACTTCCGCGCGATCGAGGCGGCCGGCGTGATGACCTACCGCGTCGAGGGCGCCGAGCGCCTGCGGGCGCCGAACGCGCTCGTCGTCGCGAACCATCCGACGGCCCTCGACGCGGTGGCCGTGCTGGCGTGCACGACCTCGGCGCTCTGCGTCACGAAGAAGGAAGACTGGTGGAATCCGACGCTGCGCATCGCGCTCGATGCGTCGCAGATGATCCCGAACACGGGCGGGCGCGACGTCGTCGCGCGCTCGGTCGCGGCGCTCCGCGGCGGCGAGACGCTGGTGCTGTTCCCGGAAGGCACGCGCTCGCCGGCCGGCGGCAAGCACCCGTTCCGGCGCGGCGCCGCGCACGTCGCGCTCGAGGCGCGGCGCGACGTGCTGCCGGTGCTCGTCACCTGCACGCCGCCCGTGCTCGGCAAGCGCCAGCGCTGGTGGCGCATCCCGCCGCGCGCGTTCGAGCTTCGGCTGCGCGTGCTCGACCCGGTGCCGATCGCCGACTACGCGCGCGCCGACCTCCCGACGCCGCTCGCGGCGCGCATGCTGACGCGCGCGCTCGACGAGCTGTTCGCGAAGGAGCTGCAGCGCGCGCTCGGGGAGAGCGCGTCGTGA
- a CDS encoding beta-ketoacyl synthase chain length factor: protein MRARIDGFAAWSPGLETRASWEAWARAPHPLAHEGAPEIPFIPAAVRRRCTRLTKMMLRSAFEACGETLRADVRTVFASRHGAIHVAVQILASITGGEPVSPMQFSHSVHNAQAGLYSIAAGNREASSSLAGEADTCACAWIEALAHMERAPGAAVLVTIADEPLPPRLLPLVDEPASAYAVSFLLRRADDADPDAIGLRIAPGGAAAAPERSAPLAWPQALELARWWLAGASEPLALGARRRYVFERGGEPAPPSPQ, encoded by the coding sequence ATGCGCGCGCGCATCGACGGCTTCGCCGCGTGGTCGCCCGGGCTCGAGACGCGCGCGAGCTGGGAGGCGTGGGCGCGCGCGCCGCACCCGCTCGCGCACGAGGGCGCGCCCGAGATCCCGTTCATCCCCGCGGCGGTCCGCCGCCGCTGCACGCGCCTCACGAAGATGATGCTCCGCAGCGCCTTCGAGGCCTGCGGCGAGACGCTGCGCGCCGACGTCCGCACGGTGTTCGCGTCGCGGCACGGCGCGATCCACGTCGCCGTGCAGATCCTCGCGAGCATCACGGGCGGCGAGCCCGTGTCGCCGATGCAGTTCAGCCACTCGGTGCACAACGCGCAGGCCGGGCTCTACTCGATCGCCGCGGGCAACCGCGAGGCGTCGAGCTCGCTCGCGGGCGAAGCCGACACGTGCGCGTGCGCGTGGATCGAGGCGCTCGCCCACATGGAGCGCGCACCGGGCGCCGCCGTGCTCGTCACGATCGCCGACGAGCCGCTGCCGCCGCGCCTGCTGCCGCTCGTCGACGAGCCGGCCAGCGCCTACGCCGTCTCGTTCCTGCTGCGACGCGCCGACGACGCGGACCCCGACGCGATCGGCCTGCGCATCGCACCCGGTGGCGCGGCCGCGGCCCCCGAGCGCAGCGCACCGCTCGCCTGGCCGCAGGCCCTCGAGCTCGCGCGCTGGTGGCTCGCCGGCGCGAGCGAGCCGCTCGCCCTCGGCGCGCGGCGCCGCTACGTCTTCGAACGCGGCGGCGAGCCCGCGCCGCCGTCGCCCCAGTAG
- a CDS encoding enoyl-CoA hydratase-related protein, with product MADLLFEKRDGIAFITFNRPEAHNALTAESFVLLNEAWDELASDRALRVAILTGAGDQAFCSGGDLGKLIPLWTGAREPETDVERRFLANPSYSKQLVLKLRPIYKPILAAVNGHALGGGMEILQCTDVRVAAEHATFGLPEPRRGIVPAAGSMVRLPRQLAWAHAMEMLLTGDRFSAHDAHRMGIVNRVVPRERLMETTLELAERIAANAPLSLEAIKETALRTATLPWDEAFAVEQECAARVTRSQDAVEGPRAFMEKRAPRFEGR from the coding sequence GTGGCAGACCTCCTCTTCGAGAAGCGCGACGGCATCGCGTTCATCACCTTCAACCGGCCGGAGGCGCACAACGCGCTCACCGCCGAGTCGTTCGTGCTGCTGAACGAGGCGTGGGACGAGCTCGCGAGCGACCGCGCACTGCGGGTCGCGATCCTGACGGGCGCGGGCGACCAGGCCTTCTGCTCGGGCGGCGACCTCGGAAAGCTCATCCCGCTCTGGACGGGCGCGCGCGAGCCCGAGACCGACGTCGAGCGCCGCTTCCTCGCGAACCCGTCGTACTCGAAGCAGCTCGTGCTGAAGCTGCGGCCGATCTACAAGCCCATCCTCGCGGCCGTGAACGGCCACGCGCTCGGCGGCGGCATGGAGATCCTGCAGTGCACGGACGTGCGCGTCGCGGCCGAGCACGCGACGTTCGGGCTCCCCGAGCCGCGCCGCGGCATCGTGCCCGCGGCGGGCTCGATGGTGCGCCTCCCGCGCCAGCTCGCCTGGGCGCACGCGATGGAGATGCTGCTCACCGGCGATCGCTTCTCCGCGCACGACGCCCACCGCATGGGCATCGTGAACCGCGTCGTCCCGCGCGAGCGGCTGATGGAGACGACGCTCGAGCTCGCGGAGCGCATCGCTGCGAACGCGCCGCTCTCGCTCGAGGCGATCAAGGAGACCGCGCTCCGCACGGCGACGCTCCCGTGGGACGAGGCGTTCGCCGTCGAGCAGGAGTGCGCGGCGCGCGTGACCCGCTCGCAGGACGCCGTCGAGGGTCCGCGCGCGTTCATGGAGAAGCGAGCCCCGCGCTTCGAAGGTCGATAG
- a CDS encoding beta-ketoacyl-[acyl-carrier-protein] synthase family protein gives MQDGCRLEALGIVNALGRGCETVWRRVAAGDASALRRRDDLPRTRPMFVASVDVDLPKIPAALADYDCRNNAFTLAALEEIETPVRDAIAAFGSERIAVVMGTSTSGSAECEEAIARAGPAGALPKQFRYPQLELGGTAGFVAEWLGLGGPSLTLSTACSSSARAFATARSLLRLGLCDAVVAGGSDSLCGLTMNGFASLQAISDRPCNPMSRNRSGLTLGEGAAVFLVTRARGGIQLAGVGESSEAHHMSAPDPDGAGAAASMRGALADAGLTPSAIAYLNLHGTATQLNDAMESRAVADVLGASVPCSSTKSLVGHTLGAAGATELAFCWLALAHRRGRSLPLPPHVFDGERDPALAPIRLVDAPPPGGEARVDASAPAALMTNSFGFGGNNCTLVLREDAAAGSA, from the coding sequence ATGCAGGACGGCTGTCGCCTCGAGGCGCTCGGCATCGTCAACGCGCTCGGCCGCGGCTGCGAGACCGTGTGGCGACGCGTCGCGGCCGGCGACGCGAGCGCGCTGCGGCGGCGCGACGACCTGCCGCGCACGCGACCGATGTTCGTCGCCTCGGTCGACGTCGACCTGCCGAAGATCCCGGCCGCCCTCGCCGACTACGACTGCCGCAACAACGCCTTCACGCTGGCGGCGCTCGAGGAGATCGAGACTCCGGTGCGCGACGCGATCGCCGCGTTCGGGAGCGAGCGCATCGCCGTCGTGATGGGGACGAGCACGTCGGGGAGCGCGGAGTGCGAGGAGGCGATCGCGCGCGCGGGGCCCGCGGGCGCGCTGCCGAAGCAGTTCCGCTACCCGCAGCTCGAGCTCGGCGGCACGGCGGGGTTCGTCGCCGAGTGGCTCGGGCTCGGCGGCCCCTCGCTCACGCTGTCGACCGCGTGCTCGTCGAGCGCGCGCGCCTTCGCGACCGCGCGCTCGCTCCTGCGCCTCGGCCTGTGCGACGCCGTCGTCGCCGGCGGCTCCGACTCGCTCTGCGGGCTCACGATGAACGGCTTCGCGTCGCTCCAGGCCATCTCCGACCGGCCGTGCAACCCGATGAGCCGCAACCGCAGCGGCCTCACCCTCGGCGAGGGCGCGGCCGTCTTCCTCGTGACGCGCGCGCGCGGCGGCATCCAGCTCGCGGGCGTGGGCGAGTCGAGCGAGGCGCACCACATGTCGGCGCCCGATCCCGACGGCGCGGGCGCGGCGGCCTCGATGCGCGGCGCGCTCGCCGACGCGGGCCTCACGCCGAGCGCGATCGCCTATCTCAACCTGCACGGCACGGCGACGCAGCTGAACGACGCGATGGAGAGCCGCGCGGTCGCCGACGTGCTCGGCGCCAGCGTGCCGTGCAGCTCGACGAAGTCGCTCGTCGGCCACACGCTCGGCGCCGCGGGCGCGACCGAGCTCGCCTTCTGCTGGCTCGCGCTCGCGCACCGCCGCGGCCGTTCGCTGCCGCTCCCGCCGCACGTCTTCGACGGCGAGCGCGATCCCGCGCTCGCGCCCATCCGGCTCGTCGACGCGCCGCCGCCGGGCGGCGAGGCGCGCGTCGACGCGAGCGCGCCCGCCGCGCTGATGACCAACTCCTTCGGCTTCGGCGGCAACAACTGCACGCTCGTCCTGCGCGAGGACGCGGCCGCGGGGAGCGCCTAG
- a CDS encoding phosphopantetheine-binding protein, with product MTRAPDRAPDGTRALEVVRTVLESDFGIARDLVVPAARLADDLDFDSIDAVDLAHRLEDVLDIAFADDVFERVECVGDIVARIDECLASRERGDA from the coding sequence GTGACGCGCGCGCCCGATCGCGCACCCGACGGCACGCGCGCGCTCGAGGTCGTGCGCACCGTGCTCGAGAGCGACTTCGGCATCGCGCGCGATCTCGTGGTGCCGGCGGCGCGCCTCGCCGACGACCTCGACTTCGACAGCATCGACGCCGTCGACCTCGCCCATCGCCTCGAGGACGTCCTCGACATCGCGTTCGCCGACGACGTCTTCGAGCGCGTCGAGTGCGTGGGCGACATCGTGGCGCGCATCGACGAGTGCCTCGCGTCGCGCGAACGCGGCGACGCATGA
- a CDS encoding phosphopantetheine-binding protein has product MPAPGLDLDALTRFIFATLRDELLAASDGFTAQSDLVDAGLDSLAATQLLLAIEEHTGVWVDESVLTPENLASSEALARCVLARVAEA; this is encoded by the coding sequence ATGCCCGCACCCGGCCTCGACCTCGACGCGCTGACGCGCTTCATCTTCGCGACGCTGCGCGACGAGCTGCTCGCCGCGAGCGACGGCTTCACGGCGCAGAGCGATCTCGTCGACGCGGGCCTCGACTCGCTCGCGGCGACGCAGCTCCTGCTCGCGATCGAGGAGCACACGGGCGTGTGGGTCGACGAGAGCGTGCTGACGCCCGAGAACCTCGCGAGCAGCGAGGCGCTCGCGCGCTGCGTGCTCGCGCGCGTCGCCGAGGCCTAG
- a CDS encoding tryptophan 7-halogenase, translating to MGDPDVQAARLDVAIIGGGMAGGTLARQLALRMPDLHVGVFERTDEAPHKLGESMVELSSNYFVRKLGLSSYLYDRQYPKNGLRFFFDSPSLDQPLAAMSEIGSEALPFHPAFQIDRATLDADLRAMNARAGVRVRTGVRVHDVALGEGGEPHRFTATGRDGAERFEARWLLDASGRTRVVAKLRGLHEPEPGLANASAWGRFEGVADVDALGDGAFRERVRHTTRRLSTLHFLREGAWVWLIPLRGGVTSVGIVCEAARWRPEWRTPEGLLGMLREQRALAELLADAKAVDTGAYARLAYRTKRFFSRDRWGCTGESACFTDPFYSPGADFIALENDMLCDLVERDRAGESLDAVGARADLYDAFMRMRQEAALRLYRGQYGLLGSYELCKLKWDNDVGAYYNLWVDAYMRDLHLDEAWLRGQLAQQPFVLRALDNFAALFAKVEAEVRRRGAYHARNAGEWNNGRDCLWFMGEVGQPRDEARVLALTEEIFQRVFARAAALHDEGRAPASRPPRALASFLGPKPLL from the coding sequence ATGGGCGATCCGGACGTGCAAGCGGCGCGACTCGACGTGGCGATCATCGGAGGCGGGATGGCGGGCGGCACGCTCGCGCGCCAGCTCGCGCTGCGCATGCCCGACCTCCACGTCGGCGTCTTCGAGCGCACCGACGAGGCGCCGCACAAGCTCGGCGAGTCGATGGTCGAGCTCTCGTCGAACTACTTCGTGCGCAAGCTCGGGCTCTCGTCCTACCTCTACGATCGCCAGTACCCGAAGAACGGGCTGCGCTTCTTCTTCGACTCGCCGTCGCTCGACCAGCCGCTCGCCGCGATGAGCGAGATCGGGAGCGAGGCGCTCCCCTTCCATCCGGCCTTCCAGATCGATCGCGCGACGCTCGACGCCGACCTGCGCGCCATGAACGCGCGCGCGGGCGTGCGCGTGCGCACGGGCGTGCGCGTGCACGACGTCGCGCTCGGAGAGGGGGGCGAGCCGCACCGCTTCACCGCGACGGGGCGCGACGGCGCGGAACGCTTCGAGGCGCGCTGGCTGCTCGACGCGAGCGGGCGCACGCGCGTCGTCGCGAAGCTGCGCGGGCTCCACGAGCCGGAGCCCGGGCTCGCGAACGCCTCGGCGTGGGGTCGCTTCGAGGGCGTGGCCGACGTCGACGCGCTCGGCGACGGCGCCTTCCGCGAGCGCGTGCGTCACACGACGCGGCGTCTCTCGACGCTCCACTTCCTGCGCGAGGGTGCATGGGTGTGGCTCATCCCGCTGCGCGGCGGCGTCACGAGCGTGGGCATCGTGTGCGAGGCCGCGCGCTGGCGGCCCGAGTGGCGCACGCCGGAGGGGCTCCTCGGCATGCTGCGCGAGCAGCGCGCGCTCGCCGAGCTGCTCGCGGACGCGAAGGCCGTCGACACGGGCGCGTACGCGCGGCTCGCGTATCGCACGAAGCGCTTCTTCTCGCGCGACCGCTGGGGGTGCACGGGCGAGTCCGCCTGCTTCACCGACCCGTTCTACAGCCCGGGCGCCGACTTCATCGCGCTCGAGAACGACATGCTCTGCGACCTCGTCGAGCGCGACCGCGCGGGCGAATCGCTCGACGCCGTCGGCGCGCGCGCCGACCTGTACGACGCGTTCATGCGCATGCGACAGGAGGCCGCGCTGCGCCTGTACCGCGGGCAGTACGGGCTGCTCGGCTCCTACGAGCTGTGCAAGCTCAAGTGGGACAACGACGTCGGCGCCTACTACAACCTCTGGGTCGACGCGTACATGCGCGATCTGCACCTCGACGAGGCGTGGCTCCGCGGCCAGCTCGCGCAGCAGCCCTTCGTGCTGCGCGCGCTCGACAACTTCGCGGCGCTGTTCGCGAAGGTCGAGGCGGAGGTGCGTCGCCGCGGCGCCTATCACGCGCGCAACGCGGGCGAGTGGAACAACGGGCGCGACTGCCTGTGGTTCATGGGCGAGGTGGGTCAGCCGCGCGACGAGGCGCGCGTGCTGGCGCTGACCGAGGAGATCTTCCAGCGCGTCTTCGCGCGCGCGGCGGCGCTCCACGACGAGGGGCGGGCGCCCGCGTCGCGCCCGCCGCGCGCACTCGCGTCGTTCCTGGGGCCGAAGCCGCTCCTGTAG
- the mtgA gene encoding monofunctional biosynthetic peptidoglycan transglycosylase: MARAAGLAALLAALAPGFAVALLRVVNPPTSAFILRDDVRPRAPRRWTPIERIAPALQVAVIASEDQKFPEHRGFDFAQIERALLHERRGRGASTITQQVAKNLFLTSGRSLARKGLEAYLTVWIEALWPKRRILEVYLNVAEFGPGVFGVAAASRQLFGTEPAALSTRQAALLAAVLPSPKRLSAGRPSPWVAERASEIERSMRRLGGASVLARL, from the coding sequence ATCGCTCGCGCGGCCGGCCTCGCCGCGCTCCTCGCGGCCCTCGCGCCGGGCTTCGCGGTCGCGCTGCTGCGCGTCGTGAACCCGCCGACGAGCGCCTTCATCCTGCGCGACGACGTCCGCCCGCGCGCGCCGCGGCGCTGGACGCCGATCGAGCGCATCGCGCCCGCGCTGCAGGTCGCCGTCATCGCTTCCGAGGACCAGAAGTTCCCCGAGCACCGCGGCTTCGACTTCGCGCAGATCGAGCGCGCGCTGCTGCACGAGCGGCGCGGCCGCGGCGCGAGCACGATCACGCAGCAGGTCGCGAAGAACCTGTTCCTGACGTCGGGGCGGAGCCTCGCGCGCAAGGGCCTCGAGGCCTACCTGACGGTCTGGATCGAGGCGCTCTGGCCGAAGCGGCGCATCCTCGAGGTGTACCTGAACGTCGCGGAGTTCGGGCCGGGCGTGTTCGGCGTCGCCGCCGCGAGCCGCCAGCTCTTCGGAACGGAGCCGGCTGCGCTCTCGACGCGCCAGGCCGCGCTGCTCGCCGCCGTGCTCCCGAGCCCGAAGCGACTCTCGGCGGGGCGTCCGTCGCCCTGGGTCGCCGAGCGCGCGAGCGAGATCGAGCGCTCGATGCGGCGGCTCGGCGGCGCGAGCGTGCTCGCGCGTCTCTGA
- a CDS encoding aromatic amino acid ammonia-lyase has protein sequence MTKRARPTTSRPAEPREERSSVVLGRGSLRVEDVLAVAAGRARVELDADSRVRARLDASHAAVERLRRSGNPLYGVTTGVGASVANAIPEELHAELPLNLVRFHGCGTGRLLDDEEAAAVLVARAASLAQGYSGVRPVLVERLCELASRRILPCIPAEGSVGASGDLTPLSYVASLLVGEREARVDGAVVPAAAALARAGLAPLALEPKESLAIMNGTSVMTGLACIAFGRAQQLARAACAITAVASDATRGNPAHFDARIGIAKPHPGQQLAARWIREDLAPDPAVASTRPAPARVQDRYSIRCAPQVVGVLLDALRFARELVETELCGANDNPLIDPDTGDALHGGNFYGGHVGFAMDALKAAVASVADLLDRQLVLLCTPETSGGLPENLVARTGPDRVVHHGFKAMQITASALTAEALKLTAPASAFSRSTESHNQDKVSMGSIAVRECLRILELTETVAAIALLAVVQAVDLRGAEAVAVRSRDLQRALRKAVEPNTADRRQDRDIETVLALLRRGELPVGDPADSGELAVRR, from the coding sequence ATGACGAAGCGCGCCCGCCCCACGACGAGCCGTCCTGCCGAGCCCCGGGAAGAGCGCTCGAGCGTCGTGCTCGGCCGCGGCTCGCTGCGGGTCGAAGACGTGCTCGCGGTGGCCGCGGGCCGCGCGCGCGTCGAGCTCGACGCCGACTCGCGCGTGCGTGCGAGGCTCGACGCCTCGCACGCGGCGGTCGAGCGACTCCGGCGCTCGGGCAACCCGCTCTACGGCGTCACGACCGGCGTCGGGGCGTCGGTCGCGAACGCGATTCCCGAGGAGCTCCACGCCGAGCTCCCGCTCAACCTCGTCCGCTTCCACGGCTGCGGGACCGGCCGGCTCCTCGACGACGAGGAGGCCGCGGCCGTCCTCGTCGCGCGCGCGGCGTCGCTCGCACAGGGCTATTCGGGCGTGCGGCCCGTGCTCGTCGAGCGCCTGTGCGAGCTCGCGAGCCGGCGCATCCTGCCGTGCATTCCCGCCGAGGGCTCGGTCGGCGCGAGCGGCGACCTCACGCCGCTCTCCTACGTCGCGTCGCTGCTCGTCGGCGAGCGCGAGGCGCGCGTCGACGGCGCGGTCGTGCCCGCGGCCGCGGCGCTCGCGCGCGCCGGCCTCGCGCCGCTCGCGCTCGAGCCCAAGGAGAGCCTCGCGATCATGAACGGAACGAGCGTGATGACGGGCCTCGCCTGCATCGCGTTCGGCCGCGCGCAGCAGCTCGCGCGCGCGGCGTGCGCCATCACCGCCGTCGCGAGCGACGCGACGCGCGGCAACCCCGCGCACTTCGACGCGCGCATCGGCATCGCGAAGCCGCACCCCGGCCAGCAGCTCGCCGCGCGCTGGATCCGCGAAGACCTCGCGCCCGACCCGGCCGTCGCCTCGACGCGCCCCGCACCCGCGCGCGTGCAGGACCGCTACTCGATCCGCTGCGCGCCGCAGGTCGTCGGCGTGCTGCTCGACGCGCTGCGCTTCGCGCGCGAGCTCGTCGAGACGGAGCTCTGCGGCGCGAACGACAACCCGCTGATCGACCCGGACACGGGCGACGCCCTCCACGGGGGCAACTTCTACGGCGGACACGTGGGCTTCGCGATGGACGCGCTCAAGGCCGCCGTGGCGAGCGTCGCCGACCTCCTCGATCGCCAGCTCGTCCTGCTCTGCACGCCCGAGACGAGCGGCGGGCTGCCCGAGAACCTCGTCGCGCGCACGGGGCCCGACCGCGTCGTCCACCACGGGTTCAAGGCCATGCAGATCACGGCGTCCGCGCTCACGGCCGAGGCGCTCAAGCTGACGGCGCCCGCGAGCGCGTTCAGCCGCAGCACCGAGTCGCACAACCAGGACAAGGTGAGCATGGGGTCGATCGCGGTGCGCGAGTGCCTGCGCATCCTCGAGCTCACCGAGACGGTGGCGGCGATCGCGCTGCTCGCCGTGGTGCAGGCCGTCGACCTGCGCGGCGCCGAGGCCGTCGCCGTGCGCAGCCGCGATCTGCAGCGCGCGCTGCGCAAGGCCGTCGAGCCGAACACCGCCGATCGCCGCCAGGACCGCGACATCGAGACGGTGCTCGCGCTGCTGCGGCGCGGCGAGCTCCCCGTCGGCGACCCCGCGGACAGCGGCGAGCTCGCGGTGCGACGTTAG
- a CDS encoding phosphopantetheine-binding protein: MELAALEAEIKKLIVETLMLEDVTPEEIVSTDPLFGEGLALDSIDALELALALESRYGVTVEEDAEQNQQIFASVRALAEFVERSRAA; the protein is encoded by the coding sequence GTGGAGCTCGCGGCACTCGAAGCCGAGATCAAGAAGCTGATCGTCGAGACCCTGATGCTCGAGGACGTGACGCCCGAGGAGATCGTCTCGACCGACCCGCTCTTCGGCGAAGGGCTCGCCCTCGACTCGATCGACGCGCTCGAGCTCGCGCTCGCGCTCGAGAGCCGGTACGGCGTCACCGTCGAGGAGGACGCCGAGCAGAACCAGCAGATCTTCGCGAGCGTGCGCGCGCTCGCGGAGTTCGTCGAGCGAAGCCGGGCCGCCTGA